The DNA sequence taaagagtttattgtgttgaataaaatctattttctgttacttgagttcttatattcgatttgattgtagtaaatattgtattcaacccccttctacagtgtgtgtgacctaacaaggaTCGTTTTCTTCATCAACCTAATGGACACAAAATGCAAAAGAGATTGAGAAGAAAAAAGATTTTTTTCACGTATTTTAAGGTAAATATAACTCATATATTTGCTATTTACATTCAAATATATACTTAAgcataattaatttaattttagtGTTGCTGATATATTTTAGGATTGTGTTGGAGCTATTGATGGAACACATTTCGTGTTAGAGTGCCGAATAAATATGTTCCAAAATATCATGGTCGCAAGGGATACCCAAAGATTAATGTATTAGCTGCATGCACTTTTGATTTAAAATTCACATATGTTTTGAGTGGTTGGGAAGGAACTGCATCGGATGCGAGGGTAGTTAAAGACGCACCTATCAGAGAAGATAAATTGATCATACCTACCAGCAGTATTTCATAATATTAGTAAGTCTTGTTTTATACTTCTCTAGTTGAATATAACAATTTTTTCTTATTTACAGGTAAATATTATTTAGTTAATGGAGGCCTCCCGCACAAAAATGGACTAATTGCACCGTTTAGAGGTGTTCAATATCACTTAAAAGAGTACTCAAGTTCTGGACCTCAGAATTTAAGAGAATTGTTTAATCATTGGCATGTATCATTGAGGAAAATACAGTCTGACATTAACTGAGCCATTCTATTCATGTCAAACACAGTCTGACATATTTCTTGCATGTTGTATCTTGCACAACTTCTTATTAGATGAAGATCATGATTTAATGTATGAAGAAGTGAGGAAAAAGTTGGAAAAAGAAACTCCTGAAGTAGTGTATCACGGAGCAAGAGATAGATTTGAAGATAACGTTGTTGCAGATGGAAGATAGCGCTGAACATGAAATATATAATGAGTTAAAAGTTATCGCATTGCATTCAAATGAAATTTGTGAAGCTTACTTATTCCTCGTGAAGCATCCTGAAAATGCAAGGGCGATATTTGGCCGTCCCCTTCAAATGCAGAAAATAGTCCTGGACGAATAGATAAAGAAAAAGGCTTAAGTTTGTTGTTCCTGCCTTTTTAgaatttcattttattttctttttcatGCCAGGACCATAGAAGTTATGGTATCAATAATTATTGGATTTTGAAATGTAGGCTCCATTTTTAGGATTGGATTTGTCGTACTTTACATATTTCCTAGGAATTTGGATTTTCAAATGGTAGTGCTCAATATTGCGATAGAGTTTCTCTATTATTTTTCTAGTTTTTGCAATTTAATTTTGTTTAGATCAGTTCATCTCAATTTTGGATTTTTGTTTATGACCCCTGCGTGATGTGGAGCATGTACATCTTTAGCTAATTTTCAACTATTAAATATATATACTAGTATCTGTTTCAAATGTGAATTGAGGGTGGTGACAGAGTAGTGTAATTCTCAGCTAGACTAGAATTGTTATGCATATTATTTCACATTTTCAGGTTCCAAATTGTACATAATCTATTGTTGCAAAACCTGATTGTTTTCAGATTAAAATGGCATTTTTCTTCAGGATTTTACAGATTAAGCTTGCCTGTTGTGGGAAAAAGAATTATTGCAGATGAAGGACAGTGCTCTGAACTTTCTTCACTACTTTTTGAGCATCCATTCTCGCATATTTCACAAGTTCTTGTTTACCTAAATTTGATTTCTTGATAGCAACAACAAAACTGAATTGATTTCTGCAGTTGCTAATAAGCAAGAAAGGGAACCAACTTGATGCTTCTGGGCAACATTGATTCGACGAAGATTACTCTAATTTGTCCTTCTAGAGAAGATTTAGGTATGAACCATGTCAGACCACGAGCCTGGCATCGAGGGATTAAGGTGACCTTTTGCACTGGGTCATGGCCTGGGGTTAATGTCCTGCAAAATTGAAACTCGATTAAAAACCTAAGAATCTAATTTTAGGCATAGCGATAAGAGCCAGAGGCACATCTTTGACTAAGAATAAGAAATTTCCTAGATATACTACATCTCCAATGAAGTAAGTTGGAAAAAGACAACCAACCTGTCTGTGGCACTCTTGCTTCTCCAGCTATGGCTCTCGCCAGCAATGTTTTGCCAGTCCCTGGTGGCCCAACTAAAACTACTACTTTCGGAATTTTTGCACCAATTGCAGCAAATTTTTCTGGAATTTTAAGGAACTCGACAGTTTCTTGTAAATCTTGCTTTGCTTCTTTAACTCCAGCTACATCATCAAATGTCACCCCAGTGTTGGGTTCCATTTCAATTTTAGCTTTATTTCTGTTGGCATAGGCAAAAACGTTCTGTTAGTTAAGTGTTTATTATATCCATTCTTTAGTGCGTATGGTTATGTATCCGACGAAGTTGTTCCAGACGTAACAACTGCCAACTTGATGTATTTTTGGTGTTTTGCAGTTGAAAAAGTTGAAGTTGCACTGGTCTTTACTGTCATCTGATGTACCTTTGTGGTTTAACAATCTCATGAAATGCAAATCCCGTACAAATGGAATCTTATATTATGGGTGTATGTTTATAAGGGCAATGGTAGTAATTAtgtaattttattttcttttctttctgaACTCTGGAGTACAAGAATGATTTTATTTCTTTTGGGTTCTTTGAAACTCAGGAGCACGCAGGAGAAGCAATTTCTTTTGTTCAATCTCTCCTCTTCTTTTCTCTCCCTTTctcttctcttcttttcttccttCAAAAAACTCTGGAGCACAGTGTAGAGGCCAGAAATATAATaacaaattttataatttttttttggattttatatcaaagTGGCCACCCATTTCGCTCAATTCTCTCAAGTAGCTCCCCGTTCTCCACGGGGACTCATTTAAAGCTACTGAAATGTAATTATATATCAGTCCGTTATCTTTTTTTAAAAACCCTAAGGAGTTGATGATGTGGCAAGATGACATGGCGAGTTTGAAAAAATGGCTAGTTTGACCAAATTTTTGTTTATATACCTACAGATATACACATTAGGGTTCATCATCACTCTTCTTGATTTCTCCCTCATTTGAAGATAAGTATCTAATTCCTTCTTTATTTAACATCCTCAACGACCTAAAACATAAACCCCCATGTCAAATATGTCTAACTCGTCGTCTGTTAATAGGGTCATCTGTGATTGTGGCTTGAATGCTCTTATACGAACGTTATGGACAAACAAGAACCCAGGAAGACGTTTCTGGAGTTGTCAGAAGAACAAGGTATATTATGTTCGTAGATTTATTGTAGTTTAACTGTTAATTaagatttaaaaatgaatttattGTTATTTTAGGATGAGAGAAGCTGTAATTTTTTCATGTGGATCGATGATGAGATGTCTGGACGGGCAAGGAATTTGCTTTGTGAACTAACTCAGAGGAATGTGATGCTTGAACAAAATCTGTTAAAGCTGGAGGAAAAATTGTATAaaatgaagaaaaagaagaaaatgatAAAGAAGCAAAAGCAAACCCAAAATTTGTTATTATGCACTGTGGTAGTTTGTATGTTTGCTATCATTGTAGTTTTAGTTGTTAGCAGGGAGTTGAACACTGGACAAAGGAAGTATCCACCATGAATTATGGTATGTAACCATTGGAATAAATAATGTTATGAGAACGCAAGATTTTTCAGTTAAATAAGCAAAACAAATCTCATAAAAAATAGCAAAGCAAATACCAACATTGAATTAATTAGCAAAATAGTTTCCAACATCAGAGTACCATCAAAATAAGTACCAAAATAAGTACCACAAGTTAAAATAACCAGGTTACTGCTACATAACAAGTCTCAAGAAAATGAAATTATAATACTTATAACTAATCATCCAAAATGACTAGATTTTCAGGGGTGCAGTTAGAGGTATTAAACTTGTTCCTCGTCAAGACCACTTCTTTCAATCTTTCACTTCTTCTAGGAGGAGGTACATCCAAATCTGAATCACTTTCAGTCTCAGCTTCCTCACTTTCAGTCTGAGAACTTTCACTTTTATTGAGAACCTGAAAAAAAAAATGATATTACCATCAAAACATGAGGAAAGATTGAAACATGTTAGACATGAAGGAAAGTGCATTGAGAACCTGATTATCCATATAGAGGTCACTCTGAGATTCTGCAGGTGGAGGTGGAGTTTGAGTGACCTCTGTAGTAGTCTGTGATGCCTACGTTGGGATGGTCTCTGGAACTTGGTTAACTGATTGTGGCCTCCTAATTGGCAACTTCATTCTTGGTGCCACATTCTTTGTACCAACAGTTTGAGTTCTTCTTAAACTCAACTTGTTCCTAGTAAAAACTTTAACACCACTTGATTTCTCACCACCCCTTTCACCTTTCTTATTACCAACAGTTGCAGCCCTTCCACCAGTTTGACCCCCTTCATTCCCATCTTGCTCACCACTGTTATTACCAACAATTGCTGCTATTCCACCAGTTTCTCCATTCTCAGCATTCTCAACTACTTTTCCTGGACATTTATTT is a window from the Apium graveolens cultivar Ventura chromosome 1, ASM990537v1, whole genome shotgun sequence genome containing:
- the LOC141714213 gene encoding uncharacterized protein LOC141714213 yields the protein MSNSSSVNRVICDCGLNALIRTLWTNKNPGRRFWSCQKNKDERSCNFFMWIDDEMSGRARNLLCELTQRNVMLEQNLLKLEEKLYKMKKKKKMIKKQKQTQNLLLCTVVVCMFAIIVVLVVSRELNTGQRKYPP